One genomic segment of Acidobacteriota bacterium includes these proteins:
- a CDS encoding phytanoyl-CoA dioxygenase family protein, whose protein sequence is MTETSYRVAPPGFTPEQWEEFLERGMLVFRNALSQEEVHRYVEAIDRVCASDPNYRHGQDYRVTNAVTADPVLSELIDHPRHVGYGYDLYGELLKVQRSDVFVRPRNTNRSMWHPDSPRPTPYASFSPVLPLRLCIGYWLTGLPRTGMANFIYMPGSHKSPEFEHYYTHRSVPGEEPLCVPAGTITVMHCGTWHRVDVNETDTVRKNIFISYCPSWLWEGDRRQCDPEWIASLNREQRIIMRSFPEAHDRTNPRAEDIPLFLSRETRTDSDPDADPKIPLRIRRRRTLPEKMGFRNEPEPGSPPSGDGLVTPTVSRNIRPAFPVDLPLNQVPEKFRELIGLDRIPGRVDFTLGEAGEAEQEEGLRESRITFSNYLGEVIPARFIRPREPSGPLAGLVCMNGTGSTADHVAHERCHRPRPDEGPLFGWGRELARRGYAMLTFTPKGAETRRITLGRWEEENRRLIPYGRSQIGVIADEVLRAARVLGAQEGVDANRIGLAGMSLGGWATWLGMALGDWIRTGASVCGGLGSLRINIHDGMPERHSSFAYLPHMLRYFEHWDIVNSCIAPRPFMMLAPTEDEDMPKAGVDRLIREVEPVYAAAGKPDHFKVYQPPGRHVFRLEYFELVCQWFDRFLGRRP, encoded by the coding sequence GTGACCGAAACGAGTTATCGAGTGGCGCCGCCGGGGTTCACCCCGGAGCAGTGGGAGGAGTTCCTGGAACGGGGAATGCTCGTTTTCAGGAATGCCCTGTCCCAAGAGGAGGTGCACCGCTACGTCGAGGCCATCGATCGGGTCTGCGCATCGGACCCGAACTACCGGCACGGCCAGGACTATCGGGTCACCAACGCCGTGACGGCGGACCCGGTCTTGAGCGAGCTCATCGACCATCCGCGTCACGTCGGGTACGGCTACGATCTGTACGGCGAGCTGTTGAAGGTGCAACGTTCGGACGTCTTCGTCCGGCCCCGGAACACGAACCGGAGCATGTGGCATCCCGACTCGCCCCGGCCGACTCCCTATGCCAGCTTCTCGCCCGTGCTTCCCCTGCGGCTCTGCATCGGCTACTGGCTCACCGGCCTGCCCCGCACCGGAATGGCCAACTTCATCTACATGCCGGGCAGCCACAAGAGTCCGGAATTCGAGCACTACTACACGCACCGGAGCGTTCCCGGCGAGGAGCCTCTCTGCGTTCCCGCCGGGACCATCACCGTCATGCACTGCGGGACCTGGCATCGGGTGGACGTCAACGAGACCGACACGGTGCGGAAGAACATCTTCATCAGCTACTGTCCGTCCTGGCTCTGGGAAGGAGACCGGCGGCAGTGCGATCCGGAATGGATCGCCAGCCTGAACCGGGAGCAGAGAATCATCATGCGCAGCTTTCCGGAGGCGCATGACCGGACCAATCCCCGGGCGGAGGACATCCCGCTGTTCCTGAGCCGGGAGACCCGGACCGACTCCGACCCCGACGCCGATCCCAAGATCCCGTTGCGAATCCGGAGGCGGCGCACCCTGCCGGAGAAGATGGGGTTCCGGAACGAACCGGAGCCCGGTTCGCCTCCCTCCGGAGACGGTCTCGTGACCCCGACGGTCTCTCGGAACATCCGGCCGGCGTTTCCCGTCGACCTCCCCCTGAACCAGGTCCCGGAGAAGTTTCGAGAGCTCATCGGGCTGGACCGTATTCCCGGGCGCGTCGACTTCACCCTCGGGGAGGCCGGAGAAGCGGAGCAGGAGGAAGGTCTGCGGGAGAGCCGCATCACCTTCTCCAACTATCTGGGAGAGGTGATCCCGGCCCGGTTCATCCGCCCCCGGGAGCCGTCAGGCCCGCTGGCCGGCCTGGTCTGCATGAACGGCACGGGCAGCACCGCCGACCACGTCGCCCACGAGCGCTGCCATCGGCCCCGGCCCGACGAGGGTCCCCTTTTCGGCTGGGGACGGGAACTGGCGCGCCGAGGTTACGCCATGTTGACCTTCACTCCCAAGGGCGCCGAGACGCGGCGCATCACACTGGGGCGTTGGGAGGAGGAGAACCGGAGGCTGATCCCTTACGGCAGATCCCAGATCGGTGTCATCGCCGACGAGGTGCTTCGAGCGGCCCGGGTACTGGGCGCCCAGGAGGGAGTCGACGCCAACCGCATCGGGTTGGCCGGCATGTCGCTGGGTGGCTGGGCCACCTGGCTGGGCATGGCGCTGGGCGACTGGATCCGAACCGGCGCCTCCGTCTGCGGCGGCCTGGGGAGCCTGCGCATCAACATCCACGACGGCATGCCCGAACGCCACAGTTCGTTCGCCTACCTTCCCCACATGCTCCGCTACTTCGAGCATTGGGACATCGTGAACAGTTGCATCGCCCCCCGTCCCTTCATGATGTTGGCGCCCACCGAAGACGAGGACATGCCCAAGGCCGGGGTCGACCGCCTGATCCGGGAGGTCGAGCCGGTTTACGCCGCAGCCGGAAAGCCGGATCACTTCAAGGTGTACCAGCCCCCGGGCCGGCACGTCTTCAGGCTGGAGTACTTCGAGCTGGTCTGCCAGTGGTTCGACCGCTTCCTGGGAAGACGGCCGTAG
- a CDS encoding enolase — MKISDIKVDTFRYRTKWYRDYEGHSCAGAERWTTNNMLTIRTDEGAEGYFFAGPSQGIVDSLIKPALLGQDPFFREKIWQRMRRMQKLTNSLPDMMIAHVDCALWDLAGRFLQIPVYKMIGAARTRIPAYASINAGDDIPGGLSSPEDYARFSEELVRDGFKAIKLHTWMSPLPGAPDVKRDVAACAAVREAVGPDITLMLDPHHHYDRVEALYLSREIEKLGFLWIEEPMNEYSMSSYVWLNGKLDMAVLGPENLEGSYQSRAEWVTSGACDMLRGGTGEVGGITPILKLIHLAQAFNLRMEVHGGGPHNMHVLCTMDNGWFYEWGLLHPMVERYRPFPWQKTLYDPIDEEGCVRVPERPGLGDDIDFDYVREHTVDEGGVGGGAPDVY, encoded by the coding sequence ATGAAGATCTCGGATATCAAGGTGGACACTTTCCGTTACCGGACCAAGTGGTATCGGGACTACGAGGGCCATTCCTGTGCCGGAGCAGAGCGCTGGACCACCAACAACATGCTGACGATCCGGACCGACGAGGGAGCCGAGGGCTATTTTTTTGCCGGACCCTCCCAGGGAATCGTGGACTCCCTGATCAAGCCGGCCCTGCTGGGTCAGGATCCCTTTTTCCGGGAGAAGATCTGGCAACGGATGCGGCGGATGCAGAAGCTCACCAATTCTCTGCCCGACATGATGATCGCCCACGTCGATTGCGCCCTCTGGGACTTGGCCGGACGTTTTCTGCAGATCCCGGTCTACAAGATGATCGGCGCCGCGCGGACCCGGATTCCGGCCTACGCCAGCATCAATGCGGGCGACGACATCCCGGGGGGCCTCAGCAGCCCGGAGGATTACGCGCGATTCTCGGAGGAGTTGGTGCGGGACGGCTTCAAGGCTATCAAGCTGCACACCTGGATGTCCCCCCTGCCCGGCGCACCCGACGTCAAGCGGGACGTGGCCGCCTGCGCCGCGGTCCGGGAGGCCGTCGGGCCGGACATCACCCTCATGCTGGACCCCCATCACCACTACGACCGGGTCGAGGCGCTCTACCTCTCCAGGGAGATCGAGAAACTGGGTTTTCTCTGGATCGAGGAACCCATGAACGAGTACAGCATGTCCTCCTACGTCTGGCTCAACGGCAAGCTGGACATGGCGGTGCTGGGACCGGAGAACCTGGAAGGAAGCTACCAGTCCCGGGCCGAGTGGGTGACGAGCGGAGCTTGCGACATGCTGCGGGGCGGCACCGGCGAAGTGGGAGGCATCACGCCGATCCTGAAGCTGATCCACCTGGCCCAGGCCTTCAACCTCAGGATGGAGGTGCATGGCGGCGGCCCGCACAACATGCACGTCCTCTGCACCATGGACAACGGCTGGTTCTACGAGTGGGGACTGCTTCATCCCATGGTCGAACGCTATCGTCCCTTTCCGTGGCAGAAGACCCTCTATGATCCGATTGACGAGGAGGGCTGCGTCCGGGTCCCCGAGCGTCCCGGCCTGGGGGACGACATCGACTTCGACTACGTCCGGGAACACACCGTCGACGAAGGAGGAGTCGGCGGGGGAGCACCGGACGTGTATTGA
- a CDS encoding Gldg family protein, with protein MKRPEINTTFVLALVKRDLWKYFTSPTGYVFITLFILLSTAAAFWQDRFFLDNLANLDQLNYMFPYLLLFFIPALTMSVWSEERKQGTDELLFTLPATSLEIVIGKYLATLGIYTASLVLSLSHVLVLSWLGSPDLGLMFSNYVGYWLLGAALIAVGMLASLLTANATIAFIVGAVFCAFLVLIDLMGSFGAGLGEFLAPLGVYRHFDDFARGVMSFSGLLYFLSIAGLMLYVNVLLVEKRHWPRQAEGRPMWLHHAARTVGLVLAVIGLNVILGRAGIRVDATAEGLHSLSGETVSLISELSGERPVFIQAYVSPEVPEQLVQTRANLLGVLGEIESVGGARVQVLIEDTEPFTQEARDAREKFGITPRQVPHLGSARAGFTDVFLGVAFTCGAEEQVIPFLERGLPIEYEITRSVRVVARTERKKVGILGTEAKLFGGFDFSSMRSNPAWPVVEELRKQYDVVQVSAAAPIRQELDGLFAALPSSLPQPEMDNLLEYIHQGNPTLLLVDPLPIFNIGLSPSERSGANSNPFQRQQGPPPKPKGDILGLLARIGVRWDKAGIVWDSYNPHPDLAHLPEEVVFVGEGNDNEQAFNREHPASLALQELVFLFPGHVKREAGSDLEFRPLVRSGEASAVQNYSRMVQRNFFGVQLARGLPHRPDDREYILAAHVRTRDLETEKGESDSEAEASPEEASENADAKPDGEGEKKEEESERVNAIVVADLDFISQQFFSIRAQGPETLNFDNVTFFLNCMDVLMGDESFVALRNKRVRHRTLERVEDQTRSFVEQRVKDEEEAEEVAEEALKQAQERLQEKVDEVRERRDLDAQAKQIMAQNLQEVENRRFEVLKANIEAEKESKINASKESMESQIRRIQGNIRTYAVLLPPVPVFVLGVLIFVRRQRREEEGARAARRLRS; from the coding sequence GTGAAGCGACCCGAGATCAACACCACTTTCGTCCTGGCGCTGGTGAAGCGGGACCTGTGGAAGTACTTCACGAGTCCCACCGGCTACGTCTTCATCACGCTGTTCATCCTTCTGAGCACGGCGGCGGCCTTCTGGCAGGATCGTTTCTTCCTGGACAATCTGGCCAATCTGGACCAGCTCAACTACATGTTTCCCTACCTGCTCCTGTTCTTCATTCCGGCGCTGACCATGTCGGTCTGGTCCGAGGAGAGGAAACAGGGCACCGACGAGCTGCTCTTCACGCTCCCGGCCACGAGCCTCGAGATCGTCATCGGCAAGTACCTGGCCACCCTCGGCATCTACACCGCGTCGCTGGTGCTCTCCCTGAGCCACGTCCTGGTCCTGAGCTGGCTCGGCAGTCCCGACCTGGGACTCATGTTCAGCAACTACGTGGGTTACTGGCTGCTGGGAGCGGCTTTGATCGCCGTGGGGATGCTGGCCTCGTTGCTCACGGCCAACGCCACCATCGCCTTCATCGTCGGCGCCGTCTTCTGCGCCTTCCTCGTCCTCATCGACCTGATGGGTTCCTTCGGAGCCGGTCTCGGCGAGTTCCTGGCGCCCCTCGGTGTCTACCGGCACTTCGATGACTTCGCCCGCGGCGTCATGAGCTTCTCCGGGCTCCTCTACTTCCTCTCCATCGCCGGGCTGATGCTCTACGTCAACGTGCTCCTGGTGGAGAAGCGGCATTGGCCGCGACAGGCCGAAGGGCGTCCCATGTGGCTCCACCATGCGGCGCGGACGGTCGGACTGGTTCTGGCGGTGATCGGCCTCAACGTGATTCTGGGACGCGCGGGCATCCGGGTTGACGCCACGGCCGAGGGCCTTCACTCCCTGAGCGGCGAGACGGTCTCCCTGATCTCCGAGTTGTCCGGCGAACGCCCCGTCTTCATCCAGGCGTACGTAAGCCCCGAGGTCCCGGAGCAACTGGTGCAGACCCGGGCCAATCTGCTGGGAGTGCTGGGAGAGATCGAATCGGTGGGAGGCGCGCGGGTCCAGGTTCTGATCGAGGACACGGAGCCCTTCACCCAGGAAGCCCGGGACGCCCGGGAGAAGTTCGGAATCACCCCCCGGCAGGTCCCCCATCTGGGCAGCGCCCGCGCCGGCTTCACCGACGTGTTCCTGGGCGTGGCCTTCACCTGCGGCGCCGAGGAGCAGGTGATCCCCTTCCTGGAGAGGGGGTTGCCCATCGAGTACGAGATCACTCGCAGCGTCCGGGTGGTGGCCAGGACGGAACGGAAGAAGGTCGGAATCCTGGGCACCGAAGCCAAGCTCTTCGGCGGATTCGACTTCTCCAGCATGCGCAGCAACCCGGCATGGCCGGTGGTGGAGGAACTGCGGAAGCAGTACGACGTGGTGCAGGTCTCGGCGGCGGCTCCCATCCGTCAGGAGTTGGACGGGCTTTTCGCGGCCCTGCCCTCCTCCCTGCCTCAGCCGGAAATGGACAACCTGCTGGAATATATCCACCAGGGAAACCCCACGCTCCTCCTGGTGGACCCATTGCCCATATTCAACATCGGGCTTTCCCCTTCGGAGCGGTCCGGCGCCAATTCCAATCCCTTTCAGCGGCAGCAGGGGCCGCCTCCCAAGCCCAAGGGAGACATCCTGGGCCTGCTGGCCAGGATCGGAGTCCGTTGGGACAAGGCCGGGATCGTCTGGGACAGCTACAATCCCCACCCGGATCTGGCCCACCTGCCGGAGGAAGTGGTCTTCGTCGGCGAAGGGAACGACAACGAACAGGCCTTCAACCGGGAGCATCCGGCCAGCCTCGCCCTCCAGGAATTGGTCTTCCTGTTCCCAGGACACGTGAAGCGGGAGGCGGGCTCCGATCTGGAATTCCGGCCCCTGGTTCGTTCGGGAGAGGCGTCGGCGGTCCAGAACTACTCCCGCATGGTTCAGCGGAACTTCTTCGGTGTCCAGTTGGCCCGCGGGCTTCCTCATCGCCCGGATGACCGGGAGTACATCCTGGCCGCGCACGTCCGGACCAGGGACTTGGAGACGGAGAAGGGCGAATCCGATTCTGAAGCTGAGGCATCTCCGGAAGAGGCGTCGGAGAATGCCGACGCGAAACCGGACGGAGAAGGCGAAAAGAAGGAGGAAGAATCCGAGCGGGTCAACGCCATCGTGGTGGCGGATCTGGACTTCATCTCCCAGCAGTTCTTCTCGATCCGGGCTCAGGGACCCGAGACCCTCAACTTCGACAACGTGACCTTCTTCCTCAACTGCATGGACGTCCTCATGGGCGACGAGTCGTTCGTGGCGCTGCGCAACAAGCGCGTCCGCCACCGGACTCTGGAGCGGGTCGAAGATCAGACTCGCAGCTTTGTCGAACAGCGGGTGAAGGACGAAGAGGAAGCCGAGGAGGTGGCCGAAGAGGCCCTCAAGCAGGCGCAGGAGCGCTTGCAGGAGAAGGTGGACGAGGTGCGCGAACGCCGGGACCTGGACGCTCAGGCCAAGCAGATCATGGCCCAGAACCTCCAGGAAGTGGAGAACCGGCGGTTCGAGGTGCTGAAGGCCAATATCGAGGCCGAGAAGGAGTCCAAGATCAACGCCAGCAAGGAGAGCATGGAGAGTCAGATCCGGAGGATCCAGGGCAACATCCGGACCTACGCGGTCCTGTTGCCTCCGGTTCCCGTGTTCGTGCTGGGCGTGCTCATCTTCGTGCGCCGCCAGCGCCGGGAAGAGGAGGGCGCCCGTGCGGCGAGAAGGTTGAGGTCATAA
- a CDS encoding ATP-binding protein has product MVEPAFYPRHAERLLTEALEDSPVVLIQGPRQCGKTTLAQMVCAPKHLTWHGRPPSILVPGRRDYTYVNFDDDDARAGAQADPIGFVADLPERVILDEIQRVPALFTALKMQVDRRRVPGRFVLTGSTNVLQVPTIQDSLAGRLEIVRLHPLAQSEIEGRSAAGFAVDRSPGFLDTLFGGRFRIRPIERLGRKLADRIVSGGYPAALARPTGRRRTNWYSNYLDAQTQRDVPDLARISTLEALPRLLTLAAVQTAQLFNVSNLAAPFQLSRPTIRNYVALLERVFLLERLPAWYSNRLSRLIKTPKLHIGDTGLACALLGADPVSLSADRTLLGQLLETFVFQELRRQASWHPVPLQFFHYRDRDQVEVDIVIERGAMAVAGVEIKAGATVTQADFRGLRKLKAVLGNRFTGGVVVYDGEMCTRFGDRLYAVPIRLLWETAVESG; this is encoded by the coding sequence ATGGTCGAACCTGCATTCTATCCACGTCATGCCGAGCGATTGCTGACCGAAGCGCTGGAGGATTCGCCCGTCGTCCTGATCCAGGGCCCGCGCCAGTGCGGCAAGACGACGCTGGCCCAGATGGTTTGTGCTCCGAAACATCTGACTTGGCACGGTCGTCCACCGAGCATCCTGGTCCCCGGACGGCGGGATTACACCTATGTCAACTTCGACGACGACGATGCACGCGCCGGCGCCCAGGCTGACCCCATAGGCTTTGTCGCCGATCTTCCCGAACGCGTCATCCTGGACGAGATACAACGGGTCCCCGCACTCTTTACCGCTTTGAAGATGCAGGTCGATCGCAGACGGGTGCCGGGCCGTTTCGTTTTGACAGGCTCGACCAATGTGCTCCAGGTTCCGACGATCCAGGACTCGTTGGCGGGTCGGTTGGAAATCGTCCGTTTGCATCCGCTGGCTCAATCTGAAATCGAAGGACGATCTGCTGCCGGTTTTGCGGTGGACAGGTCTCCCGGGTTCCTTGACACCCTTTTCGGAGGACGGTTCAGGATCCGGCCGATCGAACGGCTGGGCCGAAAGTTGGCCGACCGCATCGTTTCCGGGGGATATCCTGCCGCGCTCGCTCGGCCGACCGGACGTCGGCGGACAAACTGGTACAGCAACTACCTCGATGCGCAAACGCAGCGAGATGTCCCTGACTTGGCCCGGATCAGCACGCTGGAAGCGCTTCCGAGGCTGCTTACTTTGGCAGCCGTGCAAACGGCGCAACTGTTCAACGTAAGCAACTTGGCCGCTCCGTTCCAGCTCAGCCGGCCGACCATACGAAACTACGTTGCACTGCTTGAGAGAGTATTCCTGTTGGAGAGGCTTCCGGCGTGGTACAGCAATCGTCTGAGCCGACTGATCAAGACACCGAAGCTCCATATCGGAGACACGGGTCTTGCCTGTGCGCTTCTTGGCGCGGACCCGGTCTCGCTCTCGGCCGACCGGACACTGCTGGGTCAACTGCTTGAAACTTTCGTCTTCCAGGAATTGAGGCGGCAAGCCAGTTGGCATCCGGTTCCCCTGCAGTTCTTCCACTACCGGGACAGAGACCAGGTCGAGGTGGACATCGTCATCGAGCGCGGGGCAATGGCCGTTGCGGGAGTGGAGATCAAGGCCGGAGCAACCGTCACCCAAGCAGACTTCCGAGGTCTCCGCAAGCTGAAGGCGGTACTGGGAAACCGTTTCACGGGAGGTGTGGTCGTGTACGACGGAGAGATGTGCACCCGGTTTGGTGACCGTCTCTATGCCGTGCCAATCCGACTACTTTGGGAAACAGCGGTAGAGAGCGGCTAA
- a CDS encoding Fic family protein, with protein MKETVVDRGESVGLMEPLLAGDRAKHSFSLSDFAVDLAAKAAGLRRSLPGGVAGSLANLVRAMNCYYSNLIEGHDTHPVDIERALRDDYSTDPKKRNLQLEAKAHIAVQTWIDDGGVDGSALTAAGVRQIHRRFCDQVPRSLLRLTDPRTGEEIRIIPGEIRTRDVQVGRHVPVSPGAIPRFLARFESAYSNLGKADAILAAATAHHRLLWIHPFLDGNGRVARLMSHAVLRETLDTGGVWSVARGLARSEGAYKAHLDACDQTRRNDLDGRGHLSEAALMEFTAYFLTTCIDQVDFMERLIQPGRLCGRILVWAEEEIRGKRLPPHAGAVLEAVLIRGELPRGHAARVLGVGRRQARRITSALLDRGVLTSASTRAPLRLSFPAALAHRWMPGLFPQRITS; from the coding sequence ATGAAAGAGACTGTCGTCGACCGCGGAGAAAGTGTCGGCCTGATGGAGCCGCTTCTCGCCGGCGACAGGGCCAAGCATAGTTTCAGCCTGAGTGACTTCGCCGTCGATCTGGCCGCCAAAGCGGCCGGGCTGCGGCGGAGCCTGCCGGGGGGAGTTGCCGGTTCGCTTGCCAATCTCGTGCGGGCGATGAACTGCTACTATAGCAACCTGATCGAAGGTCACGACACCCATCCGGTCGATATCGAACGTGCCCTCAGAGACGATTACAGCACCGATCCGAAAAAACGCAATCTGCAGCTTGAAGCCAAGGCGCACATTGCCGTTCAGACCTGGATCGATGACGGGGGAGTCGACGGTTCTGCCCTGACGGCGGCGGGTGTGCGTCAGATCCACAGGCGGTTCTGCGACCAAGTGCCCAGGAGCCTGCTCCGGTTGACCGATCCCCGAACCGGCGAGGAAATCCGGATCATTCCGGGGGAGATCCGTACCCGGGATGTACAGGTGGGCCGGCATGTTCCCGTCAGCCCGGGCGCGATCCCGCGATTCCTGGCCCGGTTCGAAAGCGCCTACTCGAACTTGGGCAAGGCCGACGCGATACTGGCTGCCGCGACTGCCCATCACCGCCTGCTGTGGATCCACCCGTTTCTGGATGGCAACGGCCGGGTCGCGCGGTTGATGTCCCATGCCGTTTTGCGGGAAACACTGGATACCGGTGGCGTCTGGTCGGTGGCGAGAGGCCTGGCTCGAAGTGAGGGCGCGTATAAGGCGCACCTTGATGCCTGCGACCAGACCCGACGCAACGATCTCGACGGACGGGGCCATTTGAGCGAAGCAGCGCTGATGGAATTCACGGCATACTTCCTGACCACCTGCATTGATCAGGTCGATTTCATGGAGCGTCTCATTCAGCCTGGGCGGCTTTGCGGACGTATTCTGGTTTGGGCTGAGGAAGAGATTCGGGGGAAACGGCTTCCCCCCCATGCCGGCGCCGTGCTCGAGGCGGTTCTCATTCGCGGAGAGCTTCCCCGGGGCCATGCGGCGAGGGTCCTGGGTGTCGGCCGGCGCCAGGCCCGGCGGATCACCTCGGCCCTGCTCGACCGCGGTGTTTTGACCTCCGCGAGCACCCGCGCTCCGCTAAGACTTTCCTTTCCGGCGGCTCTCGCCCACCGCTGGATGCCCGGATTGTTTCCGCAACGGATCACCTCATAG
- a CDS encoding ABC transporter ATP-binding protein, with translation MESSPRTMIEAQGLSKYYGPFVAIEDISFSIPEGQIVAFLGPNGAGKSTTMRILTGYLAASEGSALIGGLNIHENRLEASRILGYLPENGPLYLDMTPSELLRFFGEARGLAGGEMEERIGAVNRQFALDDVLEKPIGKLSRGYRQRVGLAQAMLHDPDVLIMDEPTAGLDPNQIREFRSSIQELGKRKTILISTHILQEVDAVADRVLFVHDGRMIFDGSPRELMEDGSLENSFYRMTQAESGGAPVSSGNGSDAEEAGVTEASESGGGE, from the coding sequence ATGGAAAGCTCCCCCCGCACCATGATCGAAGCCCAGGGGCTCAGCAAGTACTACGGGCCCTTCGTCGCCATCGAGGACATCAGTTTCTCCATTCCGGAAGGCCAGATCGTGGCCTTTCTGGGGCCCAACGGCGCGGGCAAGTCCACCACCATGAGGATCCTCACCGGCTATCTGGCCGCCAGTGAAGGCTCCGCCCTCATCGGTGGTCTCAACATCCATGAGAACCGGCTCGAGGCGTCCCGGATTCTGGGTTACCTGCCCGAGAACGGGCCCTTGTACCTGGACATGACTCCGTCGGAGTTGCTCAGGTTCTTTGGAGAGGCCCGCGGCCTGGCCGGTGGCGAGATGGAGGAGCGAATCGGCGCCGTGAACCGGCAGTTCGCACTGGACGACGTTTTGGAGAAGCCCATCGGGAAGCTCTCCCGGGGATACCGGCAGCGGGTGGGGCTGGCCCAAGCCATGCTCCACGATCCCGACGTCTTGATCATGGACGAGCCCACTGCCGGTCTGGACCCGAACCAGATCCGGGAATTCCGGTCCAGCATTCAGGAGCTGGGCAAGCGCAAGACGATTCTCATTTCGACCCACATTCTGCAGGAGGTGGACGCCGTGGCCGACCGGGTGCTCTTCGTCCACGACGGGCGGATGATCTTCGACGGGAGTCCCCGGGAATTGATGGAGGACGGGTCCCTGGAGAATTCCTTCTACCGCATGACTCAGGCTGAATCCGGCGGGGCCCCTGTCTCGTCCGGCAACGGATCAGACGCGGAGGAGGCCGGAGTTACCGAAGCGTCCGAATCGGGAGGTGGAGAGTGA
- a CDS encoding DUF4340 domain-containing protein has translation MSETNRSLSYLGGGVLILLVALVTVPSRVAPDAFLDVGEAFFPEFTDPNVAVSLEVVDFDEDTASARPFKVTSEGGRWTIPSHHEYPADGKELLAKTAAGIIEMRKDDFRSNNVADHEACGVLDPLDEGETSLRGRGRRVTIKGEGDEVLADMIVGKKVQERENLRFVRLPEQKRVYVAQMPVEPSTKFEDWIEKDLLQLEKDDIVRVVLENYSINERTGSLNRRGKLVLTKKEGDWALDKLRADEEMETYRASELMRSIDELNIVGVRPKPEGLSRTLMRTEGSSRITQGDMMSLQSKGFYFTRQGSLVSNEGEMTVLTSDGVTYTLRFGEVVYGSGAAVTAGSESSDDKESGPGENRYLFISASFNDKDMQNLPAEEEERKEKVETARERSEQLNARFAAWYYVISDDSFDRVHLSRDDLVREKTKT, from the coding sequence ATGAGTGAAACGAACAGATCCTTGAGCTACCTGGGCGGCGGCGTCCTGATTCTGCTGGTCGCATTGGTGACGGTCCCCAGCCGGGTCGCCCCCGACGCCTTCCTGGACGTCGGCGAAGCCTTCTTCCCCGAGTTCACCGATCCCAACGTGGCGGTCTCCTTGGAAGTCGTGGATTTCGACGAGGACACGGCTTCGGCGCGCCCCTTCAAGGTGACCTCCGAGGGAGGCAGGTGGACCATCCCGTCCCACCACGAATACCCCGCCGACGGCAAGGAGCTCCTGGCCAAGACGGCCGCCGGCATCATCGAGATGCGCAAGGACGACTTCCGGTCCAACAACGTCGCCGACCATGAGGCCTGCGGAGTGCTGGACCCGCTGGACGAGGGAGAGACCAGCCTGCGGGGCCGGGGGCGCCGGGTCACCATCAAGGGGGAGGGGGACGAGGTCCTGGCCGATATGATCGTGGGCAAGAAGGTCCAGGAGCGGGAGAACCTCCGCTTCGTCCGATTGCCGGAGCAAAAGCGGGTCTACGTGGCCCAGATGCCGGTGGAGCCCTCCACCAAGTTCGAGGACTGGATCGAGAAGGACCTGCTGCAATTGGAGAAGGACGACATCGTCCGGGTCGTTCTGGAGAACTACTCCATCAACGAGCGGACCGGCTCCCTGAATCGCCGCGGCAAGCTGGTGCTGACCAAGAAGGAGGGCGATTGGGCCTTGGACAAGCTCCGCGCCGACGAGGAGATGGAGACCTACCGGGCCAGCGAGTTGATGCGGTCCATCGACGAGCTCAACATCGTGGGCGTCCGGCCCAAGCCGGAGGGGTTGTCCCGCACCCTGATGCGGACCGAGGGCTCGTCCAGAATCACTCAGGGCGACATGATGTCGCTCCAGAGCAAGGGGTTCTACTTCACCCGCCAGGGATCGCTGGTCTCCAACGAAGGGGAAATGACTGTGCTGACCTCCGACGGCGTGACTTACACGCTCCGCTTCGGCGAGGTGGTCTACGGTTCGGGGGCCGCGGTCACCGCGGGCAGCGAATCCAGTGACGACAAGGAGAGCGGTCCCGGTGAGAACCGCTACCTGTTCATCAGCGCCTCGTTCAATGACAAGGACATGCAGAACCTGCCGGCGGAAGAAGAGGAGCGCAAAGAGAAGGTGGAGACGGCGCGGGAGCGCTCCGAACAGCTCAATGCCCGCTTCGCCGCCTGGTACTACGTCATCTCCGACGACAGCTTCGACCGGGTCCACCTGAGCCGCGACGACCTGGTGAGAGAGAAAACCAAGACTTGA